A genome region from Cutaneotrichosporon cavernicola HIS019 DNA, chromosome: 5 includes the following:
- the RPC19 gene encoding uncharacterized protein (RNA polymerase Rpb3/Rpb11 dimerisation domain) gives MSTEAERKREEAAARRHARLDNAGVLQMAAAGETSMDKITILPGHEPDYSACTFCLWEEDHTLGNALRWMIMKDPDVEYCGYSAPHPSEPKIHIRVQMYDGLSAVDCLRRALANLRDLFNTVQTKYAQSLRNDNYAREDDVDVHEVVAETLRERGLPTGDEMDTA, from the exons tgcgcgccgccacgcgCGGCTCGACAATGCCGGTGTACTCCAGATGGCTGCGGCGGGCGAGACGTCCATGGACAAGATTACTATT CTGCCGGGCCACGAACCAGACTACTCGGCATGCACGTTCTGCctgtgggaggaggaccatACGTTGGGGAATGCGTTGCGGTGGATGATCATGAAGGA cccCGACGTCGAGTACTGCGGATACAGCGCGCCGCACCCCTCCGAACCCAAGATCCACATCCGCGTGCAGATGTATGATGGGCTCAGTGCTGTCGACTGTCTTCGTCGCGCGCTGGCCAACCTCCGCGACCTGTTCAACACTGTGCAGACCAAGTACGCCCAGAGCTTAAG GAACGACAACTATGCCcgtgaggacgacgtggaCGTGCATGAGGTTGTCGCGGAGACGCTGCGTGAGCGTGGTCTCCCAACCGgggacgagatggacacGGCGTAG